From the Streptomyces sp. Sge12 genome, the window CAACGACTACACGGTGAACAACACCTCCAAGGTGGTCTGCGGCAACGTCCCCACCGCCAACGCCACCGTCTACATCGTCGACACGGTCCTCATGCCGAAGTAGCCGCGGTCCCGCACGATCGGCTCGTGGGCGACGGTCCGTGCATCCGGCCGGACCGCGCCCCCGGAAGAGTTCCGGGGGAAAACACCCGTGACGGCGGATCGGAGCGACTCCATGACGGACGCACAAGGACCCTCGGCCCCCGGCCTGCGCTGCCTGGTCACCGGAGCCACCGGCTACATCGGCGGCCGGCTCGTCCCGGAGCTCATCGCCGCGGGCCACCGGGTGCGCTGCCTCGCGCGCACCCCGGAGAAGCTGCGCGACCACCCCTGGGCCGGACAGGCGGAGATCGTCCGCGGCGACGTCACCGACGCCGCGTCGCTCGCCTCCGCCCTGCGGGACGTCGACGTCGCCTACTACCTCGTGCACGCCCTCGGCACCGGTCGCGACTTCGAGCGCACCGACCGGCAGGCCGCGCAGAACTTCGCCGAGCAGGCCCGCGCCGCGGGTGTCCGCCGCATCGTCTACCTGGGCGGACTGACCCCGCCCGGCGTCCCCGACCACGACCTCTCACCGCATCTGCGCTCCCGCGCCGAGGTCGGGCGCATCCTGCTGGGCTCCGGAGTCCCCACCACGGTGCTCCGCGCCGCCGTGATCATCGGATCCGGCTCGGCCTCCTTCGAGATGCTCCGCTACCTGACCGAGCGGCTGCCCGTGATGGTCACCCCGAGCTGGGTGCGCACCCGCATCCAGCCGATCGCCGTCCGCGATGTACTGCGCTACCTGGTCGGCAGCGCCGGTATGCCCGCCACCGTCAGCCGCGCCTTCGACATCGGCGGTCCCGACGTCCTCACGTACCTCGACATGATGCGCCGCTACGCCACCGTCGACGGACTGCCGCGGCGGCTCATCCTCCCCGTACCGGTCCTCACACCGAGGCTCTCCAGCCACTGGGTGGGGCTGGTCACGCCGGTGCCCCGGTCCATCGCCCGGCCCCTCGCCGAGTCCCTCAAGTACGAGGTCGTCTGCGACGAGCACGACATCGCCACCTGGGTGCCCGACCCGCCCGGCGCCCCCCTCCCCTTCGACACGGCCCTCGCCTTCGCCCTGAAGAAGGTCCGCGACGCCGAGGTCATCACCCGCTGGTCCTCGGCCTCCGTACCCGGCGCGCCGAGCGACCCGCTGCCCACCGACCCCGACTGGGCCGGCGGCAGCCTGTACTCCGACGTGCGCGAGCGGACCGTCGAAGCCTCGCCGCAGGCCCTGTGGCGGGTGGTGGAGGGCATCGGCGGCGAGAACGGCTGGTACTCCTTCCCGCTGGCCTGGGCCGTCCGCGGCTGGCTCGACCGGCTCGTCGGGGGCGTCGGGCTGCGCCGCGGCCGCCGCGACGCCGTACACCTGCGCGTCGGGGACTCCCTGGACTTCTGGCGGGTCGAGGAGATCGAACGCGGCCGGCTGCTCCGGCTCCGCGCCGAAATGCGGCTGCCCGGCCTCGCCTGGCTGGAGATGTACGCCGAGGGCGACGAGGAGGGCCGTACCCACTACCGGCAGCGGGCCCTCTTCCACCCGCGCGGCCTGGCCGGCCACCTCTACTGGTGGAGCGTCTCCCCGTTCCACGCCGCGGTCTTCGGCGGCATGGCCCGCAACATCGCGCGCACCGCGGAGGCGGACGGTGAACGCGGACCGGCTGCATCCGCCGCGGCCGCCCGCACCGAATGACAGGGCAGGCCCAGCCCAGCGACCACCGCACTGCCCGTCGAGAGCCGTCCGGTGGCCCGATGCCAGGAGCAGCTCCATGAACGTCTCGGTCGTCCTGTTCACCTCGGACCTCCGCGTCCACGACCATCCGCCGCTGCGCGCCGCGCTGGGACCGGGCAACGAGACGGTTCCGCTCTTCGTCCGGGACCCGGCGGTGGACCGCGCGGGCTTCGCGGCGCCCAACCGGCTCGCCTTCCTCGCGGACTGCCTGGCCGGTCTCGACTCCGGGCTGCGCGAGCGCGGCGGCCGGCTCGTGGTGCGCTCCGGCGACCCCGTCGCCGAGGTGTGCGCCGTCGTACGCGAGGCCGACGCCGAGGAGGTGCACATGGCGGCCGGGTGCAGCGCCTTCGCCCTGCACCGCGAGCACCGGCTGCGCAGCGCGCTGGAGGCCGACGGGCGGCGCCTGTACGTCCACGACGGCGTCGTCACCGCCCTGCCCGCCGGGGCCGTGACACCGAGCGGATCCGACCACTTCGCCGTCTTCACCCCGTACTTCAGACGCTGGTCGGCGGAGCGGCTGCGCGAGCCGCTGGCGCCGCCGCAGGAGGTTCGCGTGCCCGGCACGATCCGCTCCGACCCCCTGCCCTCCCGCAAGGCCGTGGCCTCCGTCTCCGAGGGCCTGGCCACCGGGGGCGAGCAGGAGGGCCGGCAACGGCTCGCGGACTGGCTGGAGGAGTACGCCGACGGGTACGAGGAGGGGCACGACGACCTCCCGGGCGACGCCACCTCACGGCTCTCCCCGTACATCCACTTCGGCGCGGTCTCGGCGGCCGAGGCGGTGCACCGGGCGCGGTCGCGGGGCGGAGCGGGGGCCGAGGCCTTCGTACGGCAGCTGTGCTGGCGCGACTTCCAGTACCAGCTCCTCGCCGCCCGCCCCGCCGCGGCGGTCGAGGACTACCGGCCCCGCTCCGACCGCTGGCGGCGCGGCAAGGCCGCCGAGGCGGACCTGCTGGCCTGGAAGGAGGGCCGCACCGGCTATCCAGTCGTGGACGCGGCCATGCGGCAACTCGCCCACGAGGGCTGGATGCCGGGCCGCGGCCGGCTGCTCGCCGCGTCCTTCCTGACCAAGACGCTGTACATCGACTGGCGCGCCGGCGCCCGCCACTTCCTCGACCTGCTGGTCGACGGCGATGTGGCCAACAACCAGCTCAACTGGCAGTGGGTGGCCGGGACCGGCACGGACAGCCGCCCCAACCGGGTGCTCAACCCGGTGATCCAGGGCAGGCGGTACGACCCCGACGGCGCGTACGTACGGCGCTGGGTGCCCGAACTCGCCGGGCTGCCGGGCCCCTCGGTCCACGAGCCGTGGAAGCTGACCGGCCTGGAGCGGGCCGAGTACGACTACCCGGACCCCCTGGTCGGCCTCCCGGAGGGACTGGCCCGCTTCCGGCAGGCCCGCGGCAAGGACGCCCCCTGACGGCCGCTCGGACCCGCTCACCCCCGCCCGGCGGTCGGCGTGGACGGAACGGATTCGCACAGCCCGCGCAGCAGGGCCAGGGCCTCCCGGAGGCCGCCGGGCCGCAGCATGCCCGGGGCGGGCGGAGGTCCCGCCCAGCCGGGGCCCGCCAGCAGGACCGTGCTGCGGGCCCGTGCCCCCTTGACCCCCCACGCGGTGTCCGCGATGTGCCGGGCCAGCGCGTGGTGGGCGGTGGAGCGGGCCTGGGCCCACAGCACGACCGCCGAAGGGCCGGTCCGGCGGACGGCCTGGTCGAGCGCCTCGGGCGGCACGGCCGCCCCGAACATCCGGGCGGGCAGGCCCAGTTCGGCGAGCCCCGCGGCGAGCGCCTCCAGCGGGAGCGTGTGCTGCTCTCCCGGGACGCACGCGAGCAGGATCGGGGGAGCGGCCGCCCGGGGTCCGGCCGGCGCGGCGATGCTCACGCGGCGCAGCGCGGTCGAGACGTGCCAGGACAGCAGGTGCTCCACCTCGATGTACTGGTCGCCCGAGGTCTCCCACTTGCGCCCCACGGCGTGCAGCGTCGGCACCATCACCTCCTCCCAGGTGGTGACCAGGCCGTACTCGCTGATCAGGGAGCCGAGCATCTCGTCCATGGTGGGCGAGTCGAGGCGGACGGCGGCCCGGCCCAGCCCCCGGCACTCCTGGCGGACGTGGCCGAACGGCAGTCCGTTGCCGGACCCCGGCTGACGGGCCGGCGCGGCGGGAACGACGGGTGCGACCGGTGCGACCGGCACTGCGGGTGCGCCCGGCTCGGCGGGCGCGGCGGCCGCGGCCGGCCCCGATCCGGCCCGGGCGGCGCGGGCCGCCTCCGCGGGCGGGACCCCCGACGAGGTCAGCCGGCACATCTCCTGGAGGACGGCGATGTCCCCGGGGGTCCACCGCCGGTGCCGGCCGTCCTCGCGGGCCGCCGGCCCGATCCCGTACCGCCGGTCCCAGGAGCGCAGGGTCGTGGGGGCGACCCCGAGCCGGCGCGCGACGGCTCCCGTGGTGACACCGTGCGCGGCCCCGGCGGGCTGCTCGGCGGGCTGCTCTGCTGACTCGTCCATACCTCCATCATGCGACGCACAACCGATGCGAGTGGAATCGATGCGCGCACGGTCGGAGTCTGGACGCGTACCGGTCCCGCCCCCGAGGAGCAGTCGCCATGACCGCACAGAGCGTCACCGCCCGGCCGTTGCCCGCGGTCGGGGAGCAGCTGCTCGACCGCGAGGTCGCCGCGGGTTTCGTGCGCGGCGACGAACGCTGCCTGAGCGCCGCGTACCGCCGCTGGGGAGGGCTCGTCCACACCCTGGCGGCCCGCACCCTCGGCGACTCCAGGGAGGCCGAGGACGTCAGCCAGCAGGTCTTCCTGGCGGCCTGGGTGGGCCGCGCCGGATACCGGCCGGAGCGCGGCTCCTTCCCCGGCTGGCTGGTCGGGATCACCCGCCGGAAGATCGCCGACGCGCTCACGGCCCGTACCCGGCGGCTCGACCTGGTCGCCGCGGCCGGCGCCGCCCTGCCGCCCGCCGGCGAGCCGGTGGCCGGCCCCGAAACCGTCCTGGACCGGCTGCTCGTCACCGGCGAGCTGGCGAAACTGCCCCGCGCACAACGGGAGGTACTGGCCATGGCCTTCTACGCGGACCTCACCCAGGCCCAGATCGCCGAGCGCACCGGCCTGCCGCTCGGCACCGTCAAGAGCCACGCGCGCCGCGGACTGCACCGGATGCGCCACGGCCTCGACGGCGACCGGCACCCGCCGGAACAAGATTCCCATCCGCGGGCCGACCGGCACCGAAGTACCCGTGAAATGCCCGGCACCGGCCGTGCCGGGCAGGCGAGCGCGAGGGGTTGAGTGACGTGGACCGGCGGAGAATCGCTGTGGTGGGCGGGGGCGTGGCGGGACTGACGGCCGCCCATGTGCTGCAACGCGCGTACGACGTGGTGCTGTACGAGGCGGACGACCGCCTGGGCGGCCACGCCCACACCCATGAACTGCCCACCGGGGACGCGGGCACCGTCCACGTGGACAGCGGATTCATCGTGCACAACGAGCGCACCTACCCGCACCTGCTGCGGCTCTTCGGCGAACTCGGCGTCACCACCCAGGAATCCGAGATGAGCATGTCCGTGCGGTGCGACGGCTGCGGACTGGAGTACGCGGGCGCCCGCGGCGCGGCCGGCCTGCTCGGCGGCGGCAACGTGCTGCGCGGCCGCCACCTGCGCATGCTGGCCGAGGTGCCGCGCTTCCACCGCGCCGCCCGCCGGCTGCTGGACGGCGAGGACGACGGGCAGACCCTGGGGGAGTTCCTCGACCGGCACCGCTTCTCCCCGTACTTCGTCGGCCACTTCGCCATCCCGCTCGTCGCGGCCGTCTGGTCCTGCGCCCCGGACACGGCCCTCCAGTACCCCGCCCGCTACCTCTTCCGCTTCCTGGCCCACCACGGACTGCTGTCCGTCAAGGGATCCCCGCAGTGGCGCACCGTCACCGGCGGTTCGGCCAACTACGTGGCCAGGGCGGCCAAGAACCTCACCTCCGTCCGCACCGGGACCCCGGTCCGGGCCGTCGTGCGCGCCCCCGACCACGCGCGCGTGCTCACCCCCGACGGCGACTCGACCCCGTACGCGGCCGTGGTCATCGCCGTCCACCCGGACCAGGCGCTGCGGCTGCTCGCCGACCCGACCGAGGACGAGGTACGGATCCTCGGCGCGTTCACCTACTCCCGCAACCCCACCGTGCTGCACCGCGACACCTCGCTGCTGCCCCGCTCACCGCATGCGCGCGCCTCCTGGAACTACTGGCTCCCGTCCTGCTCGGCCCGGCCCGAGAGCGTCCAGGTCAGCTACGACATGAACCGGCTCCAGCGGCTCCCGACCGCCGAACCGCACATCGTCACCCTCAACGCCTGCGGCCGCGTCGACCCCTTCGACGTGATCGCCCGCATGGTCTACGAACACCCCGTCTACACCCCGCGTTCCGTCGCCGCGCAGCAGGAACTGCCCCGGCTGAACACGTCGGTGACCGCCTTCGCCGGCGCCTACCACGGCTGGGGCTTCCACGAGGACGGCTGCGCCTCCGGCGTCGCCGCCGCCGAGGCACTGGGGGTGCGGTGGTGAACGGCACCTCCGCGCGGCGGACCCTGCCCCGCGTCCCGGCCCTGTACGAGTGCACCGTGGACCACGCCCGCACCGCGCCGGTCCACCACGCCTTCCGCCAGCGCACCTACTTGTGGCTCATCGACATCGACGACCCGCCCCGCATACCCCGGGCGCTGCGCCCGCTGGCCCGGTTCGACCACCGCGACCACTTCGGCGGCCGGGCACCCACCCTGCGCGCGGGCCTGGAGGCCCAACTGGCCGCCCACGGCGTGGAGAACGCGGACGGGCGCATCCTGATGCTCGCCCACGCCCGGGTCCTCGGGCACGTCTTCAACCCGCTGACCCTCTACTGGTGCCACGACCGCGCCGGCACCCCCGTCTGCGTCGTCGCCGAGGTCCACAACACCTACGGCGAACGCCACTGCTACGTGCTGCGCCCCGGCTCCGACGGACTCGCCGACGTCCCCAAGGACTTCTACGTCTCGCCGTTCTTCGCGGTCGAGGGCTTCTACCGGATGCGGCTGCCCGTCCCCGGCGA encodes:
- a CDS encoding SDR family oxidoreductase, with product MTDAQGPSAPGLRCLVTGATGYIGGRLVPELIAAGHRVRCLARTPEKLRDHPWAGQAEIVRGDVTDAASLASALRDVDVAYYLVHALGTGRDFERTDRQAAQNFAEQARAAGVRRIVYLGGLTPPGVPDHDLSPHLRSRAEVGRILLGSGVPTTVLRAAVIIGSGSASFEMLRYLTERLPVMVTPSWVRTRIQPIAVRDVLRYLVGSAGMPATVSRAFDIGGPDVLTYLDMMRRYATVDGLPRRLILPVPVLTPRLSSHWVGLVTPVPRSIARPLAESLKYEVVCDEHDIATWVPDPPGAPLPFDTALAFALKKVRDAEVITRWSSASVPGAPSDPLPTDPDWAGGSLYSDVRERTVEASPQALWRVVEGIGGENGWYSFPLAWAVRGWLDRLVGGVGLRRGRRDAVHLRVGDSLDFWRVEEIERGRLLRLRAEMRLPGLAWLEMYAEGDEEGRTHYRQRALFHPRGLAGHLYWWSVSPFHAAVFGGMARNIARTAEADGERGPAASAAAARTE
- a CDS encoding cryptochrome/photolyase family protein — its product is MNVSVVLFTSDLRVHDHPPLRAALGPGNETVPLFVRDPAVDRAGFAAPNRLAFLADCLAGLDSGLRERGGRLVVRSGDPVAEVCAVVREADAEEVHMAAGCSAFALHREHRLRSALEADGRRLYVHDGVVTALPAGAVTPSGSDHFAVFTPYFRRWSAERLREPLAPPQEVRVPGTIRSDPLPSRKAVASVSEGLATGGEQEGRQRLADWLEEYADGYEEGHDDLPGDATSRLSPYIHFGAVSAAEAVHRARSRGGAGAEAFVRQLCWRDFQYQLLAARPAAAVEDYRPRSDRWRRGKAAEADLLAWKEGRTGYPVVDAAMRQLAHEGWMPGRGRLLAASFLTKTLYIDWRAGARHFLDLLVDGDVANNQLNWQWVAGTGTDSRPNRVLNPVIQGRRYDPDGAYVRRWVPELAGLPGPSVHEPWKLTGLERAEYDYPDPLVGLPEGLARFRQARGKDAP
- a CDS encoding MerR family transcriptional regulator, encoding MDESAEQPAEQPAGAAHGVTTGAVARRLGVAPTTLRSWDRRYGIGPAAREDGRHRRWTPGDIAVLQEMCRLTSSGVPPAEAARAARAGSGPAAAAAPAEPGAPAVPVAPVAPVVPAAPARQPGSGNGLPFGHVRQECRGLGRAAVRLDSPTMDEMLGSLISEYGLVTTWEEVMVPTLHAVGRKWETSGDQYIEVEHLLSWHVSTALRRVSIAAPAGPRAAAPPILLACVPGEQHTLPLEALAAGLAELGLPARMFGAAVPPEALDQAVRRTGPSAVVLWAQARSTAHHALARHIADTAWGVKGARARSTVLLAGPGWAGPPPAPGMLRPGGLREALALLRGLCESVPSTPTAGRG
- a CDS encoding sigma-70 family RNA polymerase sigma factor; amino-acid sequence: MTAQSVTARPLPAVGEQLLDREVAAGFVRGDERCLSAAYRRWGGLVHTLAARTLGDSREAEDVSQQVFLAAWVGRAGYRPERGSFPGWLVGITRRKIADALTARTRRLDLVAAAGAALPPAGEPVAGPETVLDRLLVTGELAKLPRAQREVLAMAFYADLTQAQIAERTGLPLGTVKSHARRGLHRMRHGLDGDRHPPEQDSHPRADRHRSTREMPGTGRAGQASARG
- a CDS encoding NAD(P)/FAD-dependent oxidoreductase; protein product: MDRRRIAVVGGGVAGLTAAHVLQRAYDVVLYEADDRLGGHAHTHELPTGDAGTVHVDSGFIVHNERTYPHLLRLFGELGVTTQESEMSMSVRCDGCGLEYAGARGAAGLLGGGNVLRGRHLRMLAEVPRFHRAARRLLDGEDDGQTLGEFLDRHRFSPYFVGHFAIPLVAAVWSCAPDTALQYPARYLFRFLAHHGLLSVKGSPQWRTVTGGSANYVARAAKNLTSVRTGTPVRAVVRAPDHARVLTPDGDSTPYAAVVIAVHPDQALRLLADPTEDEVRILGAFTYSRNPTVLHRDTSLLPRSPHARASWNYWLPSCSARPESVQVSYDMNRLQRLPTAEPHIVTLNACGRVDPFDVIARMVYEHPVYTPRSVAAQQELPRLNTSVTAFAGAYHGWGFHEDGCASGVAAAEALGVRW
- a CDS encoding DUF1365 domain-containing protein, translating into MNGTSARRTLPRVPALYECTVDHARTAPVHHAFRQRTYLWLIDIDDPPRIPRALRPLARFDHRDHFGGRAPTLRAGLEAQLAAHGVENADGRILMLAHARVLGHVFNPLTLYWCHDRAGTPVCVVAEVHNTYGERHCYVLRPGSDGLADVPKDFYVSPFFAVEGFYRMRLPVPGDRLDLTVQLRHEDGTCPFTATVRGRHRPAGVRALLGAALRHPWSTARVSVGIRFHGVRLYLRGLPVRPRPVHPPQEGTL